In Flavobacterium gelatinilyticum, a genomic segment contains:
- a CDS encoding OB-fold protein — MKRKKAVTLLAVLLLIVSGGIYLYYGFLFKEARNIAAENPETSITAAALIEDYNSDPKKADLKYLNKTIEVTGKVTKETDSVMILENTVFCLFTQKTKHNLLSSNAVIKGKCIGYDELFQEIKLDQCTIKNPNN; from the coding sequence ATGAAAAGAAAAAAAGCAGTCACACTCCTTGCCGTTTTGCTTCTGATCGTTTCGGGAGGTATCTATTTGTATTACGGTTTTCTTTTTAAAGAAGCCCGTAACATCGCAGCAGAAAATCCGGAAACCAGCATAACGGCAGCGGCACTAATTGAGGATTACAATTCCGATCCTAAAAAAGCAGATTTAAAATACCTTAACAAAACTATCGAGGTAACAGGTAAAGTAACCAAAGAAACAGATTCTGTTATGATACTTGAAAATACTGTTTTCTGCCTTTTTACTCAAAAAACCAAACACAATCTCCTAAGTTCTAATGCAGTCATTAAAGGAAAATGCATTGGTTATGACGAGCTATTTCAGGAAATCAAATTAGACCAGTGTACGATTAAAAATCCAAACAATTAA
- a CDS encoding DUF5777 family beta-barrel protein: protein MKKLLIPFCFFMATMAYSQDDLLKSLDSTQVDANYSTATFKALQLVTLQTTKMPAKKEFYFVVSHRFGTVKDGLDSFFGLDNATTKLGGIYGITDWLSASLSRHTLNKMYETGLKYRLVRQYDHFPVDIVGYSVADINTFLEKDQYPGLEFKHRVTFVQQVLISRKFSEKFSLELVPSFIHKNLYNPEIERDNQFSFGGGGRYKITKRLSVNLEYMHNFDKPDFYKNPLSVGLDIETGGHVFQLIFTNSQSMSESGYITNASGDWGKGDFFFGFNLYRVF from the coding sequence ATGAAAAAACTCTTAATCCCTTTTTGCTTCTTTATGGCCACTATGGCTTATTCGCAGGACGATTTACTCAAAAGCCTTGATTCTACGCAGGTAGATGCCAATTACTCTACAGCAACTTTTAAAGCCTTGCAGCTGGTAACCTTACAAACAACAAAAATGCCCGCAAAAAAGGAATTTTACTTTGTTGTTTCGCATCGTTTTGGTACTGTAAAAGATGGTCTTGACAGCTTCTTTGGTCTGGATAATGCTACTACAAAACTGGGCGGTATTTATGGAATTACAGATTGGCTTTCTGCCAGTCTTTCAAGACATACTTTAAACAAAATGTATGAAACAGGTTTAAAATACCGATTGGTCAGACAATACGATCATTTTCCTGTAGATATTGTGGGATATAGCGTTGCCGATATTAATACTTTTTTAGAAAAAGATCAATATCCGGGTTTAGAATTTAAACATCGCGTGACTTTCGTACAGCAAGTATTGATTTCAAGAAAATTCAGCGAAAAATTCTCACTTGAATTAGTGCCTTCGTTTATACACAAAAATCTTTACAATCCTGAAATTGAAAGAGATAATCAGTTTTCTTTCGGAGGAGGCGGACGCTATAAAATCACTAAAAGATTGTCTGTAAACTTAGAGTACATGCACAATTTTGATAAACCTGATTTTTACAAAAACCCTTTGTCAGTGGGTCTTGACATAGAAACTGGCGGACACGTTTTCCAGCTTATTTTCACTAATTCACAATCAATGAGCGAAAGCGGATACATTACTAATGCATCTGGAGACTGGGGCAAAGGTGACTTCTTCTTCGGATTTAACTTATACAGAGTATTTTAA
- a CDS encoding cytochrome c, with protein MKKVLALTILMAIFTSCSDSDTYQEIETPPTTGTPDPDPNPEPATAVTYTKNVKSIIDANCIGCHQSGRSAGFRPLTTYAEVKAAVENANLLGRIQLQTGQQGIMPQGGRMSQTNIDLIVKWNTDGLKEN; from the coding sequence ATGAAAAAGGTATTAGCACTAACAATTTTAATGGCAATATTTACGAGCTGCAGTGATTCAGACACTTATCAGGAAATCGAAACACCGCCAACAACAGGAACACCAGATCCAGACCCAAATCCTGAGCCTGCAACTGCAGTAACCTATACTAAAAATGTAAAATCAATTATCGACGCTAATTGCATTGGCTGTCATCAAAGCGGAAGATCTGCAGGCTTCAGACCATTGACAACGTATGCTGAAGTAAAAGCTGCCGTTGAAAACGCAAACTTATTAGGCAGAATACAGCTCCAAACGGGTCAACAAGGTATTATGCCTCAAGGAGGAAGAATGTCTCAGACCAATATTGATTTGATTGTAAAATGGAACACAGACGGATTAAAAGAAAATTAA
- a CDS encoding YceI family protein — protein sequence MKKVFFSCLMMFLLIGINSTSAQKLITKTGNIKFQASMPSYEEVAAENKSVSAILDQTTGDFASLVLIKGFRFKVALMEEHFNENYMESEKFSKASLKGKIIDFDISKITNTPKNFTLKGDLTIHGKTNPVTITVKISKAANGITINGSFEAKPEDYNIEIPGLVRKKIADKVKIDYSFLMTK from the coding sequence ATGAAAAAAGTATTTTTTAGCTGCTTAATGATGTTCCTTTTGATTGGAATAAACAGTACGTCAGCACAAAAACTAATAACAAAAACCGGAAATATCAAGTTTCAGGCTTCTATGCCATCTTATGAAGAAGTTGCGGCCGAAAACAAAAGTGTTTCTGCAATATTAGATCAAACAACAGGAGATTTTGCATCTTTGGTACTTATAAAAGGCTTCCGTTTTAAAGTGGCTTTGATGGAAGAACATTTCAATGAAAATTATATGGAATCCGAAAAGTTCTCAAAAGCTTCATTAAAAGGAAAAATAATCGATTTTGATATTTCTAAAATTACCAATACCCCAAAAAACTTTACTCTAAAAGGAGATCTTACTATTCACGGCAAAACAAATCCCGTAACCATTACAGTAAAAATTTCAAAAGCGGCTAATGGGATCACCATTAATGGTTCATTTGAAGCAAAACCGGAAGATTACAACATTGAAATTCCAGGTTTGGTGAGAAAGAAAATTGCTGATAAAGTCAAAATTGATTACAGCTTTTTAATGACTAAATAA
- a CDS encoding carbonic anhydrase has translation MEFACKVSDAKLVLIMGHQHCRAIKGPIDDVKLDKYYRHAFKNKTCRSNEPGF, from the coding sequence ATGGAGTTTGCCTGTAAAGTTTCAGACGCAAAACTAGTTTTAATAATGGGACACCAGCACTGCCGGGCTATTAAAGGTCCAATTGATGATGTAAAATTGGACAAATATTACCGCCATGCTTTCAAAAATAAAACCTGCCGCAGCAATGAGCCTGGATTTTAA
- a CDS encoding carbonic anhydrase translates to MLSKIKPAAAMSLDFKGEKTSQNENFIKLVSENNVIYTVDQIRKKSPILKEMEEKGEIKIAGVFYNLTDGTLEFLK, encoded by the coding sequence ATGCTTTCAAAAATAAAACCTGCCGCAGCAATGAGCCTGGATTTTAAAGGTGAAAAAACATCCCAAAATGAAAATTTTATTAAACTTGTGTCAGAAAATAACGTAATTTACACTGTGGATCAAATTCGTAAAAAAAGCCCAATTCTTAAAGAAATGGAAGAGAAAGGAGAAATAAAAATTGCAGGTGTATTTTATAATTTGACAGATGGAACACTTGAATTTTTAAAATAA
- a CDS encoding DUF2490 domain-containing protein, which translates to MDKKLLVFIFLVGSLQAAIAQNNRINTNNTIGWYNFFGTFKISEKFGIHTEYQWRRNEMITEWQQSLLRVGINYNLNSRVQFRAGYGWIETYPYGEIPLNGMGRDFTEHRIFEMVQLNHREGIVDLSHRFMLEQRFVGRYSSIDQTSEDEFPLLNRIRYMIRVQVPLKGKEIKDKTPYLAFYDEIFIGFGKNVNMNVFDQNRIGVLLGYRFNKNIRIEGGYLNQTVQLGRQIEGRNVFQNNNGFILNTNLNFDLSKTNK; encoded by the coding sequence ATGGATAAAAAATTATTGGTCTTCATTTTTTTAGTCGGCAGTTTACAAGCTGCAATCGCGCAGAATAATCGTATTAATACAAACAACACCATTGGATGGTACAATTTTTTTGGGACATTTAAAATCTCAGAAAAATTTGGAATACATACAGAATACCAATGGAGAAGAAATGAAATGATTACCGAATGGCAGCAAAGCCTGCTGCGGGTTGGTATCAATTACAACTTAAATTCAAGAGTTCAGTTCAGAGCTGGTTATGGCTGGATCGAAACCTATCCTTATGGAGAAATACCTCTCAATGGAATGGGAAGAGATTTTACAGAACATAGAATTTTTGAAATGGTGCAGCTGAATCATAGAGAAGGAATCGTTGACCTCTCGCATAGATTCATGTTAGAACAAAGATTTGTAGGCAGATATAGTTCAATAGATCAGACATCAGAAGACGAATTTCCGTTATTAAACAGAATTCGATATATGATCAGGGTTCAGGTGCCTTTAAAAGGAAAAGAGATTAAAGATAAAACACCGTATTTAGCTTTTTATGATGAAATTTTTATTGGATTTGGAAAAAATGTAAATATGAACGTTTTTGATCAGAACAGAATTGGAGTTCTATTAGGTTACAGGTTTAATAAAAATATAAGAATTGAAGGAGGTTACCTCAATCAAACCGTACAGCTGGGAAGACAGATAGAAGGCAGAAATGTTTTTCAAAATAATAATGGATTTATATTGAATACCAATTTAAATTTTGACCTCAGTAAAACCAACAAATAA
- a CDS encoding helix-turn-helix domain-containing protein, with product MSAKYLSDLLKIETDKTALELIHLHIINEAKKLLLDQSTSISEIAHTLGFENLPYFSRLFKKETGQTPMKYRQSIKHKQ from the coding sequence ATTTCTGCCAAATATTTAAGTGACCTCTTAAAGATAGAAACAGATAAGACTGCCCTTGAACTGATTCACCTTCATATTATAAACGAAGCAAAAAAACTCTTGTTAGATCAAAGCACCTCCATTTCTGAAATTGCCCATACCCTTGGTTTTGAAAACCTTCCTTATTTTTCAAGACTTTTTAAAAAAGAAACAGGACAAACTCCTATGAAATACCGTCAATCCATAAAACATAAACAATAG
- a CDS encoding outer membrane beta-barrel protein: MKKYYFLAAIFFFSMAASAQNAHSFLLNLYGGYTFSDKVDFDSSYARVEDGFEYGAGLEYFIMNNASIELKYNRLDTRMPLYTKVPLTNGANIIPAGTQINAGDDKGAINYILADYTYYFGSSSQKALPFLGAGAGVAILETPKSGNGTYFAWEVKAGVKVKTSSPLSINLNAYLQSMSAAVGYDYYWDYYWGAVAVTDYASTFQFGLGAVISYDFSK, translated from the coding sequence ATGAAAAAGTATTATTTTTTAGCTGCAATCTTTTTTTTCTCAATGGCAGCTTCTGCACAAAACGCCCATTCATTTCTGCTTAATCTCTATGGAGGTTATACCTTTTCTGATAAAGTAGATTTTGACTCGTCATACGCAAGGGTCGAAGATGGTTTTGAGTATGGCGCAGGTCTGGAGTATTTTATTATGAATAATGCGTCTATAGAACTAAAATACAACAGGCTCGATACAAGGATGCCTTTGTATACAAAAGTTCCTTTAACGAATGGAGCCAATATTATTCCTGCAGGAACTCAGATTAATGCAGGAGATGATAAAGGTGCTATAAATTATATATTGGCTGACTATACCTATTATTTTGGTTCAAGTTCTCAAAAAGCGCTTCCGTTTCTTGGGGCAGGGGCGGGTGTGGCAATTCTTGAAACACCAAAAAGCGGCAACGGGACTTATTTTGCCTGGGAAGTAAAAGCGGGTGTTAAAGTAAAAACCAGTTCGCCGTTGTCTATTAACCTAAATGCTTATCTGCAGTCTATGTCGGCCGCTGTTGGATATGATTACTATTGGGATTATTACTGGGGAGCAGTGGCAGTTACGGATTATGCTTCGACATTTCAATTCGGACTTGGAGCTGTCATTAGTTATGATTTCAGCAAATGA
- a CDS encoding LTA synthase family protein: MQKLLLSRSRYAVLFYFLIWFFILSLILRISFFIWQYNEVSWNIPDFLRTIFTGLFFDIGTLSFLLIPAFLYYSLMPDRWIGSIADKIIIYFFTFLGIFILVFTFFAELTFWDEFKTRFNFIAVDYLIYTHEVVANIEESYPLPLLIGGVLVLTFFFLFVFYKREAFANAFNSKARLKTRITALAVAASIAVSFGFKVYNYQAEWSPNRYNSEISKSGIYSFFAAFRNNQMKFTDFYTSIDNDKAFGIIKSKLTDSQTVYTGPGYSIHRKITDSIGSAERKNVVFILVESLSASFLKEFGNKENITPFLDSLAQKSIFFENLYATGTRTVRGMEAVTLSIPPTPGQSIVKRPENQNLYTISNVFNEKNYHCNFFYGGDGYFDNMNAYFGGNGFTIYDRGRGSVLSDKIKTVRHNIEDSEITFENAWGTCDGDIFDKMLKTADQHHKDNKPFFNFVMTTSNHRPYTYPSGKIDIPSGTGREGAVKYTDFALSELFRKAALKPWFKNTVFVIIADHCASSAGKDEIDVANYHIPAFIVNLPESYNQKIAKQCSQIDLWPTLFSIFNWNYESDFFGKNVLDPNFEQRAFMGTYRKLVLMKNEKVMILSDQKKQAFYSWDKKDNSLKPLPMDNEFLEETISWYQTADYLFTNKLLK; the protein is encoded by the coding sequence ATGCAGAAATTATTGTTATCCCGCAGCAGGTACGCTGTATTGTTCTATTTTTTAATTTGGTTTTTTATTCTTTCACTAATCTTAAGAATTAGTTTCTTTATCTGGCAGTACAACGAGGTATCCTGGAATATTCCGGATTTTTTAAGAACAATCTTTACAGGGTTATTCTTCGATATCGGAACCCTGTCTTTCCTTCTCATTCCTGCATTTCTTTACTACTCTTTAATGCCTGACAGGTGGATTGGCTCTATTGCAGATAAAATCATTATATATTTCTTTACCTTTCTTGGCATTTTTATACTTGTTTTTACATTTTTTGCCGAACTTACATTTTGGGATGAATTTAAAACCCGTTTTAACTTCATTGCCGTAGATTATTTAATCTACACACATGAAGTTGTGGCCAATATAGAAGAGTCCTATCCGCTTCCGTTATTAATTGGAGGAGTTCTGGTATTAACATTCTTTTTTCTTTTTGTATTTTATAAAAGAGAAGCATTCGCAAATGCTTTCAACTCTAAAGCAAGATTAAAAACACGCATTACAGCTCTGGCCGTTGCTGCTTCAATTGCGGTTTCCTTTGGTTTTAAAGTTTATAATTATCAGGCCGAATGGTCTCCCAACCGATATAATTCTGAAATTTCCAAATCAGGAATCTATTCCTTTTTTGCAGCTTTTAGAAACAACCAGATGAAATTTACTGATTTCTACACCTCGATAGATAATGATAAAGCATTTGGAATTATTAAATCGAAACTGACCGATTCACAAACGGTGTATACTGGTCCCGGATATTCCATCCATCGAAAAATAACGGACAGTATTGGCTCTGCAGAACGCAAAAATGTCGTTTTTATACTTGTTGAAAGCCTCAGTGCCAGTTTTCTTAAAGAGTTTGGAAACAAAGAAAACATTACGCCTTTTTTGGATAGTCTGGCTCAGAAAAGTATATTTTTTGAAAACCTTTATGCTACGGGAACCCGTACGGTAAGAGGCATGGAGGCCGTAACATTATCCATTCCGCCTACTCCGGGACAATCCATTGTAAAACGTCCTGAGAACCAAAATCTCTATACAATCTCAAATGTATTTAATGAGAAAAACTATCACTGTAACTTTTTCTACGGAGGAGACGGTTATTTTGATAATATGAATGCTTATTTCGGAGGCAACGGTTTTACAATCTACGACCGCGGACGCGGCAGTGTGCTGAGTGATAAGATAAAAACCGTTCGTCACAATATTGAGGACAGCGAAATTACTTTTGAAAATGCTTGGGGAACCTGCGACGGGGATATTTTTGACAAAATGCTTAAAACGGCAGACCAGCATCATAAGGACAATAAACCTTTCTTTAATTTTGTCATGACCACATCCAACCACAGGCCTTATACTTATCCTTCGGGCAAAATTGATATTCCATCAGGAACAGGTCGTGAAGGCGCCGTAAAATATACCGATTTTGCTCTCAGCGAGTTGTTCAGGAAAGCGGCTTTAAAACCGTGGTTTAAAAATACGGTTTTTGTGATCATTGCAGACCACTGTGCCAGCAGCGCAGGAAAAGACGAAATTGATGTAGCCAATTACCACATTCCCGCCTTTATTGTAAACCTTCCTGAAAGCTATAATCAGAAAATTGCAAAACAATGTTCGCAGATTGATTTGTGGCCTACCCTGTTCTCTATTTTTAACTGGAATTACGAATCTGATTTTTTTGGAAAAAATGTACTCGACCCGAATTTTGAACAAAGAGCATTTATGGGAACATACCGCAAACTGGTACTCATGAAAAATGAAAAAGTGATGATTCTTTCTGATCAGAAAAAGCAGGCTTTTTATTCCTGGGATAAAAAAGACAACAGCCTAAAACCGCTTCCTATGGACAATGAATTTCTGGAAGAAACTATTTCGTGGTACCAGACTGCAGATTACCTTTTTACCAACAAACTTTTGAAGTAG
- a CDS encoding diacylglycerol/lipid kinase family protein, translated as MIYIHFIINPISGSGKHNLSQSYLLKHFPSDKYLIEADYTNSKKHAIELTEKAIKQKPDYIIACGGDGTINEVASCMVGTDIVLGILPVGSGNGLASNLNIPRKIKRAIDIIKNGKTDCIDVGKINEHYFFSNTGVGIDALIIQKYENSGNRKLSSYIKAALSASFQYEAAPASISFDGKEINVNPFMLFISNSNEMGYKMSLTPKASLSDGLLDMVVIPELSFLEKMLLGTYVLGRSIEKFKKAEHYAVKNVKIKIPEKIFINTQIDGEIHAIKTNKINVSILPKSLKVLV; from the coding sequence ATGATATATATACATTTTATAATAAACCCAATATCGGGCAGCGGAAAACACAATCTTTCACAATCGTATCTTCTGAAGCATTTTCCTTCTGATAAATACCTGATTGAGGCAGATTACACCAACTCTAAAAAGCATGCCATAGAACTTACCGAAAAAGCCATAAAACAAAAACCTGATTATATTATTGCCTGCGGAGGCGACGGCACGATTAACGAAGTGGCATCCTGTATGGTAGGCACTGATATTGTATTAGGAATTTTACCCGTAGGATCCGGAAATGGACTGGCATCAAACTTAAATATTCCGCGAAAAATAAAAAGGGCAATTGATATTATCAAAAACGGAAAAACAGATTGCATTGATGTGGGGAAAATCAACGAACATTATTTTTTTAGTAATACAGGCGTTGGTATTGATGCTTTAATTATACAGAAATATGAAAATTCAGGTAACAGAAAGCTTTCCTCTTATATTAAAGCTGCCCTTTCTGCCAGTTTTCAATACGAAGCGGCACCTGCCAGTATTTCTTTTGACGGAAAAGAAATTAACGTGAATCCCTTTATGCTGTTTATCTCAAATTCGAACGAAATGGGATATAAAATGAGCCTTACGCCAAAAGCCAGCCTCAGCGACGGTTTACTTGACATGGTTGTTATTCCTGAACTTTCATTTTTAGAAAAAATGCTTTTGGGCACGTATGTTCTGGGACGTTCTATTGAGAAATTTAAAAAGGCTGAACATTACGCTGTTAAAAATGTAAAAATAAAAATACCCGAAAAGATTTTTATAAATACCCAGATAGATGGAGAAATTCATGCTATAAAAACCAACAAAATTAACGTAAGCATACTGCCAAAAAGTTTGAAAGTGCTGGTTTAG
- a CDS encoding helix-turn-helix domain-containing protein, which produces MEQKIHQGRNVKRFREMLNIKQEALAYDLGEDWNQKKISMLEQKDVIEDNLLKQISAVLKIPVEAFQNFDEEQAINIISNTFHDEAFIGNSGGTYNVNPLQEILKLHEEKIALYERMLKEKEEMMVKLEKLIGK; this is translated from the coding sequence ATGGAACAGAAAATACATCAGGGAAGAAACGTAAAACGTTTTAGAGAAATGCTTAACATAAAGCAGGAAGCATTGGCTTATGATTTGGGCGAAGACTGGAACCAAAAGAAAATTTCGATGCTGGAGCAGAAAGACGTAATCGAAGATAATCTGCTGAAACAAATCTCAGCTGTATTGAAAATTCCTGTTGAGGCTTTTCAGAATTTTGATGAAGAGCAAGCGATCAATATTATTTCTAATACTTTTCATGACGAAGCATTCATCGGTAATTCTGGTGGTACTTATAATGTTAATCCATTGCAAGAAATTTTAAAGCTTCATGAAGAAAAGATCGCTTTGTATGAAAGGATGTTAAAGGAGAAAGAGGAAATGATGGTTAAGCTTGAGAAGTTGATTGGTAAGTAA
- a CDS encoding amino acid permease has product MKKNQDIPQENQLKRGLTNRHIQLIALGGSIGTGLFLGIGPAAVLAGPSVILGYAIAGIIAFFIMRQLGEMVVEEPVSGSFSYFAYKYCGSFAGFASGWNYWILYILVSMAELTAIGVYVQFWWPEIPLWASSLFFFLVINALNFASVKVYGETEFWFSIIKVAAIIAMILFGTYLLLSGTGGEHASIHNLYNDGGFFPKGIFEKTSTGDFQGLLSAMALIMFSFGGLELIGITAAEAENPEKNIPKATNQVIYRILIFYVGALVILFALSPWRQITTDSSPFVMVFQNLNGMEFELFGQKIFFTKLIANVLNLIVLTAALSVYNSSVYSNSRMLFGLADQESAPKFLKKLNKHSVPVNAILVSSCFAAICILINKVIPKEAFSILMSLVVSCLVINWVMISYTHLKFRQAKDKENTKTKFASIFYPVSNYICFAFLLGILAIMWMTNMEISVELIPVWLGILFVFYKVFKAKNN; this is encoded by the coding sequence GTGAAAAAAAATCAGGATATTCCACAAGAGAATCAGCTTAAACGCGGGCTGACTAACCGACACATTCAGTTAATAGCCTTAGGCGGTTCTATAGGAACAGGTCTTTTCCTTGGCATTGGTCCGGCGGCCGTACTGGCAGGTCCCTCTGTTATTTTAGGCTATGCTATTGCCGGAATTATTGCTTTTTTTATCATGAGGCAGCTTGGCGAAATGGTTGTCGAAGAACCCGTTTCAGGAAGTTTCAGCTATTTTGCTTATAAATATTGCGGTTCGTTTGCCGGTTTTGCATCCGGTTGGAATTATTGGATTTTGTATATCCTCGTAAGTATGGCAGAACTTACAGCCATTGGGGTTTACGTGCAGTTTTGGTGGCCCGAAATTCCGCTTTGGGCATCCAGTTTGTTTTTCTTTCTGGTTATTAATGCTTTGAATTTTGCCTCGGTAAAAGTCTACGGAGAAACCGAATTTTGGTTTTCTATTATAAAAGTCGCAGCCATTATTGCCATGATTCTTTTTGGTACTTATTTGTTATTGAGCGGAACAGGAGGAGAACACGCTTCGATTCATAATTTATATAACGACGGAGGTTTTTTCCCAAAAGGTATTTTTGAGAAAACTTCAACTGGGGATTTCCAGGGTTTATTGTCTGCAATGGCTTTGATTATGTTCTCCTTTGGCGGATTAGAACTCATTGGAATTACCGCCGCCGAAGCTGAAAATCCCGAAAAAAACATCCCGAAAGCAACCAATCAGGTTATTTATAGAATCCTTATATTTTATGTTGGCGCGTTGGTTATTCTATTTGCTTTGTCGCCATGGAGACAAATTACAACAGACAGCAGTCCGTTTGTAATGGTTTTTCAAAACTTAAACGGAATGGAATTTGAGTTGTTCGGACAGAAAATCTTTTTTACAAAACTTATCGCCAATGTGCTTAATTTAATTGTATTAACTGCCGCTTTATCAGTTTATAACAGCAGTGTTTACAGTAACTCGCGTATGTTATTTGGATTGGCAGATCAGGAGAGTGCGCCAAAGTTTTTAAAGAAGCTCAACAAACATTCGGTACCCGTTAATGCCATTTTAGTTTCTTCCTGTTTTGCTGCGATTTGTATTTTAATAAACAAAGTAATTCCCAAAGAAGCTTTTAGTATTTTAATGTCTTTGGTCGTTTCTTGCCTGGTTATTAACTGGGTTATGATTTCGTATACGCATTTAAAATTCAGACAAGCGAAAGACAAAGAAAACACCAAAACCAAGTTTGCATCGATATTTTATCCCGTAAGTAATTATATCTGTTTTGCCTTTTTATTGGGTATTTTAGCCATCATGTGGATGACGAATATGGAGATATCGGTAGAGTTAATTCCGGTTTGGCTGGGGATTCTTTTTGTGTTTTATAAGGTTTTTAAAGCGAAAAACAATTAA
- a CDS encoding DUF1826 domain-containing protein, which translates to MSNTFSDGGQIGTVAGFSELVNTDFKGGINALCWYRNLDGDFNEIVTKLRLKENITEVSAEDLIALQLSEKGNTAREIILNDLQLLTDFGASPSLNLLKCYERDDEFDFIAADVYSWHVDRSPVPSDTFLCTYHGAASDIIPNSQAEQKILIPEIRAKLKELHDGTEEEFEDFLKENYFDLHYQLNEDAEPINLGQMHLWRLAVDHPQQKVLPCIHRAPVENEGEYRLLLIC; encoded by the coding sequence ATGAGCAATACATTTTCTGACGGTGGTCAAATTGGTACAGTAGCCGGTTTTTCTGAACTTGTAAATACCGACTTCAAAGGCGGAATAAATGCGTTGTGCTGGTATCGAAATCTGGATGGTGATTTTAATGAGATTGTAACCAAATTACGTTTGAAGGAAAATATAACCGAAGTTTCTGCCGAAGATTTAATCGCTCTCCAATTATCAGAAAAAGGAAATACAGCAAGGGAAATAATCCTGAATGATCTACAATTATTGACAGATTTTGGCGCGTCGCCTTCTCTTAATTTACTAAAGTGTTATGAGCGCGATGATGAATTTGATTTCATAGCTGCCGATGTATATTCGTGGCATGTTGATCGTTCTCCTGTTCCATCAGATACTTTTTTATGCACCTATCACGGAGCGGCTAGTGATATTATCCCGAATTCGCAAGCAGAGCAGAAAATCCTGATTCCCGAAATCCGGGCAAAACTAAAAGAGCTGCATGATGGAACAGAGGAAGAATTCGAAGATTTTCTGAAGGAGAATTACTTTGACTTGCATTATCAGCTTAATGAAGATGCAGAACCCATTAATTTAGGACAAATGCATCTTTGGCGTCTGGCGGTCGATCATCCTCAACAAAAAGTATTACCGTGTATCCATAGAGCACCAGTAGAAAATGAAGGAGAATATAGATTGCTCCTGATTTGCTGA
- a CDS encoding RBBP9/YdeN family alpha/beta hydrolase, with translation MTNYLIVPGLGNSGEDHWQTYFEKSGSNFYRIEQQEWEKPACKDWIETIDKKVSEFDPSTVVLVGHSLGCSTIAHWAAAYKKQIKGALLVAPSDLEAPQYTFPATGFAPIPLDKINFPTIVVASADDVWVSLERAGFFADHWGSKFINIGNAGHINAASGHTNWDEGLEILKTIG, from the coding sequence ATGACTAATTACTTAATCGTACCTGGCCTGGGGAACTCAGGAGAGGATCACTGGCAGACTTATTTTGAAAAATCAGGAAGCAATTTCTACAGAATCGAACAGCAGGAATGGGAAAAACCAGCCTGTAAAGACTGGATCGAAACGATCGACAAAAAAGTTTCTGAATTTGATCCTTCTACTGTAGTGCTGGTTGGACACAGTTTAGGATGTTCGACTATTGCGCACTGGGCCGCTGCATACAAAAAACAAATTAAGGGTGCTCTTCTTGTAGCTCCAAGTGATCTCGAAGCACCGCAGTATACATTTCCTGCAACGGGTTTTGCTCCGATTCCTCTTGACAAAATCAACTTTCCGACTATAGTAGTCGCGAGTGCAGATGATGTTTGGGTTTCGCTGGAAAGAGCCGGATTTTTTGCAGATCACTGGGGAAGTAAATTTATAAACATTGGAAATGCCGGGCACATTAACGCCGCATCCGGACATACCAACTGGGATGAAGGTCTTGAAATATTAAAAACGATTGGCTAA